One window from the genome of Flexibacter flexilis DSM 6793 encodes:
- a CDS encoding response regulator, with translation MKETSAKILVVEDEVIISYALRHTLLQLGYTVLDVVHSGHEAVQKAEEYKDELDLILMDVQLRDSIDGIAAAEEIRSRNPKTAPPIIYLTAYADVATVARAKITEPFGYILKPFEERELSICIEMAFFKYRTEKRIKEAEERLAITLKSMGKGVITTDRAGRVNFMNFLAEARLGISKEEIGSRHLDDVLEWNIPDAKEFEGNPLRYVLRTGISLRLPAQTYAVHGGQSYDISKALISPIINDESETTGTVIVLKDEILE, from the coding sequence ATGAAAGAAACTTCAGCAAAAATATTAGTAGTAGAAGACGAAGTGATTATATCTTATGCCCTGCGCCATACGCTTTTGCAGTTAGGCTATACGGTGTTAGATGTTGTACATTCAGGACATGAGGCTGTGCAAAAAGCAGAAGAATACAAAGATGAGTTAGACTTAATTCTGATGGATGTGCAGCTACGCGATAGTATAGACGGCATTGCTGCCGCCGAAGAAATCAGAAGTAGAAATCCCAAGACAGCACCGCCCATTATATACCTGACGGCCTATGCGGACGTGGCCACCGTGGCCAGAGCAAAAATAACAGAGCCATTTGGTTACATACTCAAGCCATTTGAAGAAAGAGAGTTAAGTATTTGCATAGAAATGGCCTTTTTTAAATACAGAACAGAGAAAAGAATAAAAGAAGCAGAAGAACGATTAGCAATAACACTCAAAAGTATGGGCAAAGGTGTCATTACAACAGACCGAGCTGGACGAGTTAATTTTATGAATTTTTTGGCTGAAGCACGGCTTGGGATTTCTAAAGAAGAAATTGGTAGCCGACATTTAGACGATGTATTAGAATGGAATATCCCAGATGCCAAAGAGTTTGAAGGAAATCCATTACGCTATGTATTACGAACGGGAATTTCCTTGCGTTTACCAGCCCAAACATATGCCGTACACGGCGGGCAATCCTACGACATCTCCAAAGCCCTAATTTCTCCAATTATCAATGACGAAAGTGAAACTACGGGAACTGTAATTGTACTAAAAGATGAAATACTTGAATAA
- a CDS encoding CheR family methyltransferase, whose translation MNLFNNLGTNDETSEINHDDFLQWLVFVESKFGYDFREYAPASLKRRLMRIFKLFDVADILELQKLLTEDTAFFGEILPEITVGVTELFRDPNVWKHIRSDIFPILAQKEHINIWHAGCSTGEEVYTMAILLSEAGLRHKTSQMCTDLNPNALAIAKNGMYSFRKLDIYQKNYNEVECQHKLQDYYTLIGPNVQMHKNLLENVSFQQHNLVTGGVVGQFDLILCRNVLIYFDNNLQNKVLQLFNKSLNKDGILIVGLYESLIWCSEVGTNLATVSSDYNVLRKM comes from the coding sequence ATGAATCTTTTTAATAACCTGGGCACTAACGACGAAACCTCAGAAATCAACCACGACGACTTTCTTCAGTGGCTTGTATTTGTGGAATCTAAATTTGGCTATGATTTTCGGGAATATGCGCCAGCTTCGCTCAAACGAAGACTGATGCGTATTTTTAAGTTATTTGATGTAGCAGATATTTTGGAGTTACAAAAACTACTGACAGAAGATACCGCTTTTTTTGGAGAAATTTTGCCTGAAATCACCGTTGGCGTTACAGAACTGTTTCGCGACCCCAACGTATGGAAACACATTCGTAGCGATATTTTTCCCATTTTGGCGCAAAAAGAACATATCAATATTTGGCACGCAGGCTGCTCGACAGGCGAGGAGGTTTACACGATGGCTATTCTACTTTCGGAGGCTGGCCTCAGACACAAAACTTCTCAAATGTGTACAGACCTCAATCCCAATGCGTTAGCTATTGCCAAAAATGGAATGTACTCGTTCCGAAAGCTTGATATTTACCAAAAAAACTATAATGAAGTAGAATGCCAACACAAATTGCAGGACTATTACACCCTGATTGGCCCTAACGTGCAGATGCATAAAAATTTGCTCGAAAATGTTTCCTTTCAACAACATAATCTCGTAACGGGTGGCGTAGTGGGTCAATTCGACCTGATTTTGTGCCGCAACGTACTGATTTATTTTGATAACAATCTTCAGAATAAAGTGTTGCAGCTTTTTAACAAAAGCCTAAACAAAGACGGCATTCTGATTGTGGGACTTTATGAGTCGCTGATATGGTGCTCGGAAGTAGGAACTAATCTTGCGACGGTTTCTTCTGATTATAACGTTTTGCGCAAAATGTAG
- a CDS encoding DUF4350 domain-containing protein has protein sequence MITRANWKYWVGLGLLFGLVIWAEISRPKPIDWTATYGENDKIPYGSKIVYDLLPQLFDKQSIRANFYSVYQDFEQERHEGENRIFIQSELDLSEVECDYLLSHAAEGGHIFIATEILPQILVDSLGVMPQYISLLSMDSLSLNFEEADRHAAQNYLFKRDIVTYELAIKDSTRQQRILSRTDRNTPTLVQIPYGAGSFLICSTPKVFTNYNMLFRDNADYIAKALSYLPVAAVCWESHYHGNKINQGLLDVVRQNPALRWAVNLAMIASLLFIVFKGKRTQRIIPMIEPLRNTTVEFVETVANLYFNKREHQRMAHKRILYFEEYLRQRYHISAEDFAKTDFLPMLSHKTNVPLEEVNELFGLINQTNKTKNITDNQLVILSQKIDSFWAKAA, from the coding sequence ATGATAACACGCGCGAATTGGAAATATTGGGTTGGGTTAGGTCTGCTGTTTGGCTTAGTGATTTGGGCTGAAATCAGTCGGCCTAAACCCATAGACTGGACAGCCACATACGGTGAAAACGACAAAATTCCGTATGGTTCAAAAATTGTGTACGATTTGTTGCCGCAATTGTTTGATAAACAGTCGATTCGTGCGAATTTTTATTCTGTTTATCAAGATTTCGAGCAAGAAAGACACGAAGGCGAAAACCGTATTTTTATTCAAAGTGAATTAGATTTGAGTGAAGTCGAATGCGATTATTTGCTCTCGCACGCAGCCGAAGGCGGCCACATTTTCATTGCCACCGAAATATTACCCCAAATTCTGGTAGATTCGTTGGGCGTGATGCCGCAATACATTTCATTGCTGAGCATGGATTCTTTGTCGCTGAATTTTGAGGAAGCAGACCGCCACGCCGCCCAAAACTACCTTTTCAAACGCGATATAGTTACTTACGAACTTGCCATAAAGGATTCTACGCGCCAACAACGCATTTTGAGCCGCACCGACCGCAACACACCAACACTTGTACAGATTCCATACGGCGCGGGTAGTTTCTTGATTTGTTCTACGCCCAAAGTTTTTACCAATTACAATATGTTGTTCCGAGACAATGCCGACTACATCGCCAAAGCCTTGTCGTATTTGCCAGTGGCGGCTGTGTGTTGGGAAAGCCATTATCACGGCAATAAAATAAACCAAGGACTTTTGGACGTAGTAAGACAAAATCCTGCGTTGCGCTGGGCTGTCAATTTGGCAATGATAGCCAGTTTGTTGTTTATTGTTTTTAAAGGAAAAAGAACCCAAAGAATTATTCCGATGATAGAGCCGTTGCGCAATACGACTGTAGAATTTGTGGAAACCGTAGCGAATTTGTATTTCAATAAGCGTGAACATCAGCGCATGGCGCATAAGCGTATTTTATATTTTGAAGAATATTTGCGCCAACGCTATCACATTTCGGCAGAAGATTTTGCCAAAACGGACTTTTTGCCGATGCTATCACACAAAACTAATGTGCCGTTAGAAGAAGTAAATGAATTGTTTGGGCTGATTAATCAAACAAATAAAACTAAAAATATTACTGATAATCAATTGGTAATACTCAGCCAAAAAATAGATTCGTTTTGGGCGAAGGCCGCCTAA
- a CDS encoding histone H1, which yields MSNRFQEIKDLVMSLEGDFDKFYDKNNQAAGTRVRKGMQDLKVLAQSIREEVQNLKNQKEEE from the coding sequence ATGAGCAACAGATTTCAAGAAATTAAAGACTTGGTGATGTCTTTGGAAGGTGATTTCGACAAATTCTATGACAAGAATAACCAAGCGGCAGGTACTCGTGTACGCAAAGGTATGCAAGACCTCAAAGTGCTAGCTCAATCTATCAGAGAGGAAGTGCAAAATCTTAAAAATCAAAAAGAAGAAGAATAA
- a CDS encoding DUF4403 family protein, which produces MKKQIHVGLVLCLALVWGACSRKAFVATPPPPQYDQPVEIVKEISTLDIPIEVQMNVLEQQMTAKLPNPFYEDNSLEDNNGDNMMIRVTRRAPVRIETRNGNFIFTVPVHIWSKVGWKMEQFGVSLSKYEDVDFDIDIKFVSKVTIGSDWKVKTRTSDNGFDWVSKPVVKIGMFSIPVTSIVETIIDEQLPAVAKLIDQQVTDKVDLKPYVLDAWNNLQTPLLVNEEYEAWLKITPLELMMTPFVSKGKNASFVVGLKARTETTLGTKPTVVPNPTLPALQLATTPVDSKFAVGLIAEVPYAQAKKMAMKQVAGQVYEFQEGKYKIEVTDLELYGQGDYLIVMAALKGSLNGKVYLRGKPAYDAATKSVVIKELDYDLDTKNRLVKTADWLAHGKFLKMMTPYFTVSLASQLDEAQKMIQQNLANNKFDNGISIKGKLNDLSPQNIYVTPTAIQTIVRAQGNIDVLVSNP; this is translated from the coding sequence ATGAAAAAACAAATACACGTTGGGTTAGTGCTCTGTTTGGCTCTGGTGTGGGGTGCTTGTTCACGAAAAGCATTTGTAGCGACACCGCCGCCGCCCCAATACGACCAACCCGTTGAGATTGTAAAAGAGATTTCGACCTTAGACATTCCCATTGAAGTACAAATGAATGTGCTGGAGCAACAAATGACGGCCAAATTGCCCAACCCATTTTATGAAGACAATTCGCTGGAAGACAACAACGGCGACAACATGATGATACGCGTAACACGCCGTGCGCCTGTGCGTATCGAAACCCGAAACGGCAATTTTATTTTCACGGTTCCCGTGCATATTTGGTCGAAAGTAGGCTGGAAAATGGAGCAGTTCGGCGTTTCGTTGAGCAAATACGAAGACGTGGATTTTGATATAGACATTAAATTTGTATCGAAAGTAACCATCGGCTCGGACTGGAAAGTAAAAACGCGTACTTCCGACAACGGTTTTGATTGGGTTTCTAAACCTGTGGTCAAAATAGGAATGTTTAGCATACCCGTTACCAGCATCGTGGAGACGATTATAGATGAGCAATTGCCTGCCGTTGCCAAACTCATAGACCAGCAAGTAACCGATAAAGTGGATTTGAAACCTTATGTGTTGGACGCTTGGAACAATCTGCAAACGCCACTTTTGGTGAATGAAGAATACGAGGCTTGGCTTAAAATTACGCCGTTGGAACTGATGATGACACCTTTTGTATCTAAAGGCAAAAACGCCAGTTTTGTGGTTGGCCTAAAGGCGCGTACCGAAACGACACTTGGCACAAAACCCACAGTTGTCCCCAATCCGACTTTGCCTGCGCTGCAACTTGCCACTACGCCCGTAGATTCCAAATTTGCGGTTGGCTTGATTGCAGAAGTGCCGTATGCGCAAGCCAAAAAAATGGCCATGAAACAAGTAGCTGGCCAAGTGTATGAGTTTCAGGAAGGAAAATACAAAATAGAAGTAACTGATTTGGAACTGTACGGGCAAGGCGATTACCTAATCGTAATGGCTGCGCTGAAAGGTAGCCTCAACGGAAAAGTATATTTGCGTGGCAAGCCCGCGTATGATGCAGCGACAAAATCGGTGGTTATCAAAGAGCTGGATTATGATTTGGACACCAAAAATCGCCTTGTGAAAACGGCGGATTGGTTGGCACACGGCAAATTCTTGAAAATGATGACACCGTATTTTACGGTTTCGTTGGCCAGCCAACTCGACGAGGCGCAAAAAATGATTCAGCAGAATTTGGCCAACAACAAATTTGACAACGGCATTAGCATCAAAGGCAAGCTCAACGATTTAAGCCCACAAAATATTTATGTTACACCAACAGCGATTCAGACCATTGTTCGAGCGCAAGGAAACATAGATGTTCTGGTAAGCAATCCATAA
- a CDS encoding TraR/DksA family transcriptional regulator, with the protein MAQDAKQEKVKYSEEELKEFEALISEKLETARKELAFIKETLSRRNDSGTENTASSLKVLEDGADTAEKEHLGALAARLQKFTNQLEFAAIRIKNGSYGICVDTGKLIPKERLRAVPHTQHSIEAKLKNK; encoded by the coding sequence ATGGCGCAGGATGCAAAACAAGAAAAAGTAAAATATTCGGAAGAAGAGCTAAAAGAATTTGAAGCTCTAATTAGCGAAAAACTCGAAACAGCTCGCAAGGAGTTGGCCTTTATCAAAGAAACACTTTCGCGCCGCAACGACTCTGGAACGGAAAACACTGCCAGCAGCCTCAAAGTTTTGGAAGATGGTGCAGACACCGCCGAAAAAGAACATTTGGGAGCTTTGGCCGCCAGACTTCAAAAGTTCACCAACCAATTGGAGTTCGCTGCGATTCGCATTAAAAATGGTTCTTATGGCATTTGCGTGGACACAGGCAAGTTAATCCCAAAAGAAAGATTACGCGCCGTACCACACACGCAACATTCGATTGAGGCAAAACTCAAGAACAAGTAA
- a CDS encoding DUF4494 domain-containing protein → MALWFSCKVKYAIQQENGKQLMKSEQYLVDALSFTEAEARLYTELGSTIPEFMLASVSKMNLADIFHYDDAETWYKCKVVYVSVDEKTGKEKKVPNVMLVNAHSVKEAHERIEESLSTMIVPFEITDINLTAIIEIFPYVADEKPTVQSKITEEDEGLKASIPSAVSAFENEATQAPENS, encoded by the coding sequence ATGGCTCTTTGGTTTTCTTGCAAAGTCAAATATGCTATTCAGCAAGAGAATGGCAAACAATTAATGAAAAGTGAACAATATTTGGTGGACGCGCTTTCTTTCACGGAAGCCGAAGCTCGTCTTTATACCGAATTGGGCAGCACTATCCCCGAATTTATGTTGGCCAGCGTTTCCAAAATGAATTTGGCCGATATTTTTCATTACGACGATGCCGAAACTTGGTACAAATGCAAAGTAGTATATGTGTCGGTGGACGAGAAAACAGGCAAAGAGAAAAAAGTGCCTAACGTGATGCTGGTCAATGCGCACAGCGTGAAAGAAGCGCACGAACGCATTGAAGAAAGTCTTTCGACCATGATTGTGCCGTTTGAAATTACGGACATTAACCTGACGGCCATTATCGAAATTTTCCCTTACGTGGCCGACGAGAAACCAACCGTACAATCAAAAATTACGGAAGAAGACGAAGGCCTAAAAGCCTCTATTCCGTCGGCGGTGAGTGCTTTTGAAAATGAAGCGACTCAAGCTCCAGAAAACAGTTAA
- a CDS encoding GAF domain-containing protein encodes MAESLTIDAAASKAEGYEALLPQIEALTTGEPNLIANLANIAAALHQTFHFFWVGFYVSDGKELVLAPFQGTIACTRIPFSKGVCGACYTRRQTIVVPDVEKFEGHIACSSESKSEIVVPVFDKNGSVAMVLDVDSDSLNDFDETDALYLEKLAKYIESLL; translated from the coding sequence ATGGCAGAATCTTTAACAATCGACGCGGCGGCCAGCAAGGCAGAAGGTTACGAAGCCCTGTTGCCGCAAATCGAGGCTTTGACCACTGGCGAGCCGAATTTAATCGCCAATTTAGCGAACATCGCAGCGGCTTTGCACCAGACCTTTCACTTTTTTTGGGTTGGTTTTTATGTCTCGGACGGAAAAGAATTAGTACTTGCGCCGTTTCAGGGCACAATTGCGTGTACGCGTATTCCGTTTAGTAAAGGTGTGTGCGGAGCTTGTTACACGCGCCGCCAGACGATAGTCGTGCCCGATGTGGAAAAGTTTGAAGGCCATATTGCGTGCAGCAGCGAATCCAAATCCGAAATTGTAGTGCCTGTATTTGATAAAAATGGCTCGGTGGCGATGGTTTTGGACGTGGACAGCGACAGCCTCAACGATTTTGACGAAACAGACGCGTTGTATTTGGAAAAACTGGCAAAATATATAGAATCATTGTTATAG
- a CDS encoding aminotransferase class I/II-fold pyridoxal phosphate-dependent enzyme, which produces MDLFEKLIQDKGPLGKHSDYAYGYYMFPRLEGPIGPHMNFRGKPVLNWSLNNYLGLANHPEVRKADADASAEFGLALPMGARMMSGNSVYHEQLEKELSDFVQKEDTMLLNFGYQGVMSVIDAILSRRDVVVYDAEAHASIIDGLRMHQGKRIVYPHNDIAGLEKQLARAEKLAEENGGGVLVITEGVFGMSGNQGRLKDVVALKEKYQFRLLVDDAHGFGTMGETGAGTGEEQGCQDGIDLYFSTFAKSMASIGAFVSGDKYVINFLRYNTRSQIYAKSLPMPLVIGALKRLELIRTRPELRADLWKIVNALQSGLRAKGFNIGHTNSPVTPVIINGDETYATKVVLDLRENYSLFCSIVVYPVIPRGLIILRLIPTASHTLEDVERTIATFEAISEKLKNGYYETAPAPSLTLAAMES; this is translated from the coding sequence GTGGATTTATTTGAAAAACTAATTCAGGATAAAGGCCCTTTGGGAAAGCATAGCGATTATGCTTATGGTTATTATATGTTTCCTCGTTTGGAAGGCCCTATCGGCCCGCACATGAACTTTAGAGGCAAGCCTGTACTTAACTGGAGTTTGAACAATTATTTGGGCTTGGCCAACCACCCAGAAGTACGCAAAGCTGATGCGGACGCGTCTGCGGAATTTGGTTTGGCGTTGCCGATGGGTGCGCGTATGATGTCGGGCAACTCGGTGTATCACGAGCAACTCGAAAAAGAGCTTTCTGATTTTGTGCAAAAAGAAGATACAATGCTCCTTAACTTTGGTTATCAAGGTGTTATGTCGGTAATTGATGCGATTCTTTCGCGCCGCGACGTAGTAGTTTATGATGCTGAAGCACACGCAAGTATCATCGACGGTTTGCGTATGCACCAAGGCAAACGCATTGTTTACCCACACAACGATATTGCTGGCTTGGAAAAACAATTGGCTCGCGCCGAGAAGTTGGCCGAAGAAAATGGCGGTGGTGTATTGGTAATCACTGAAGGCGTGTTCGGTATGTCGGGCAACCAAGGCCGTTTGAAAGATGTAGTGGCATTGAAAGAAAAATATCAGTTCCGTTTGTTGGTGGACGATGCGCACGGTTTCGGCACAATGGGCGAAACGGGTGCAGGTACGGGCGAAGAGCAAGGCTGCCAAGACGGTATCGACCTTTATTTCTCTACGTTTGCTAAATCTATGGCAAGCATCGGCGCGTTTGTGTCTGGCGACAAATATGTGATTAACTTCTTGCGCTACAATACACGTTCGCAAATTTATGCGAAATCGTTGCCAATGCCGTTAGTAATTGGTGCTTTGAAGCGTTTGGAACTTATTCGTACTCGTCCTGAGTTGCGTGCCGACCTTTGGAAAATCGTCAATGCTTTGCAAAGCGGCTTGCGTGCAAAAGGTTTTAACATTGGCCACACTAATTCTCCTGTTACGCCTGTAATCATTAATGGCGACGAGACTTACGCAACTAAAGTTGTTCTTGACTTGCGCGAAAATTACAGCTTGTTCTGTTCTATCGTGGTGTATCCAGTAATCCCTCGCGGTTTGATTATTTTGCGTTTGATTCCGACGGCATCGCATACGCTCGAAGACGTAGAACGCACGATTGCGACTTTTGAAGCGATTTCAGAAAAATTGAAAAACGGTTATTACGAAACTGCACCAGCTCCAAGTTTGACGTTGGCGGCAATGGAGTCTTAA
- the rpsA gene encoding 30S ribosomal protein S1, with protein MKNAPEAFDWDKVSTKGFGSGYSQEEIDKLSAMYEGTLHEIAEKEVVQGTVVGITDKDVILNIGFKSDGLVPLAEFRDLEDLKVGDVVDVYIEDQEDANGQLILSRRKARVVKAWENIQKALDNDTIIEGVVKRRTKGGLIVDIFGVEAFLPGSQIDVKPIRDFDIYVGKKMEVKVVKINYTNDNVVVSHKVLIEKDLEAQKVEILNNLEKGQVLEGVIKNMTNFGVFIDLGGVDGLLHITDISWGRISHPEEVLKLDQKVNVVVLDFDEDKKRISLGMKQLTQHPWASLGEDIQVGSRVKGRIVNVADYGAFLEVMPGVEGLIHVSEMSWSQHLRNPQEFIKVGDELEAVVLTLDREERKMSLGIKQLTEDPWTKQDVLTKYAVGTKHNGLVRNLTNFGLFIELEEGIDGLVHVSDLSWTRKIKHPSEFVKVGDRLDVVVLELDAENRRLALGHKQLEENPWDTFETIFTQGSVHKGTIVAKNDKGANVELQYGIEGFASAKNLVKEDGSNAEVGESLDFKVNEFSKDDKRIILSHTATFSGETAEKKKPAPKKKDAPAESADNKTSNEPASSSLGDNSALAALKEQMQENQKKAE; from the coding sequence ATGAAAAACGCTCCAGAAGCATTTGACTGGGATAAAGTAAGCACCAAAGGGTTTGGTTCAGGTTATTCCCAAGAAGAAATTGACAAACTCTCTGCTATGTACGAAGGTACATTGCATGAAATTGCCGAAAAAGAAGTAGTACAAGGTACTGTTGTCGGCATCACTGACAAAGACGTAATCCTTAACATCGGTTTCAAATCTGACGGTCTTGTGCCTTTGGCTGAGTTCCGCGATTTGGAAGACCTTAAAGTAGGTGATGTTGTTGATGTATATATCGAAGACCAAGAAGACGCTAACGGCCAATTGATTCTTTCTCGCCGTAAAGCTCGCGTTGTAAAAGCTTGGGAAAATATCCAAAAAGCCCTTGACAACGATACTATCATTGAAGGTGTTGTGAAAAGACGTACAAAAGGCGGTCTTATCGTGGACATTTTTGGTGTGGAAGCATTCTTGCCAGGTTCTCAAATTGACGTAAAACCAATCCGTGATTTCGATATCTACGTTGGTAAGAAAATGGAAGTGAAAGTGGTGAAAATCAACTACACTAACGACAACGTAGTAGTTTCGCACAAAGTTCTTATCGAAAAAGACCTTGAAGCTCAAAAAGTTGAGATCCTTAACAACCTTGAAAAAGGACAAGTACTTGAAGGCGTTATCAAGAACATGACTAACTTCGGTGTGTTCATTGACCTTGGTGGCGTAGATGGCTTGTTGCATATCACAGACATCTCTTGGGGTCGTATCAGCCACCCAGAAGAGGTGTTGAAATTAGACCAAAAAGTGAACGTTGTTGTGTTGGATTTCGACGAAGACAAAAAACGTATCTCTTTGGGCATGAAACAACTTACTCAACATCCTTGGGCTTCTTTGGGTGAAGACATTCAAGTTGGTTCACGCGTGAAAGGTCGTATCGTAAACGTAGCAGACTACGGCGCATTCTTGGAAGTTATGCCAGGCGTTGAAGGTCTTATCCACGTTTCTGAAATGTCTTGGTCTCAACACCTACGCAACCCACAAGAATTTATCAAAGTGGGCGACGAGTTGGAAGCTGTTGTGCTTACTCTTGACCGCGAAGAACGCAAAATGTCTTTGGGTATCAAACAATTGACTGAAGATCCTTGGACTAAACAAGATGTATTGACTAAATACGCTGTGGGTACTAAACACAACGGTTTGGTTCGTAACCTTACTAACTTCGGTTTGTTCATCGAACTTGAAGAAGGTATTGATGGTCTTGTTCACGTGTCTGACCTTTCTTGGACTCGCAAAATCAAACATCCTTCAGAATTCGTGAAAGTGGGCGACCGCTTAGACGTAGTTGTGTTGGAACTTGATGCTGAAAACCGTCGTTTGGCTCTTGGCCACAAACAACTTGAAGAAAATCCTTGGGATACATTCGAGACAATCTTCACACAAGGTTCAGTTCACAAAGGTACTATCGTTGCTAAAAACGATAAAGGTGCTAACGTAGAACTTCAATACGGCATCGAAGGCTTTGCTTCTGCTAAAAACTTAGTGAAAGAAGATGGCTCTAATGCTGAAGTTGGTGAATCTTTGGACTTCAAAGTAAACGAGTTCTCTAAAGACGACAAACGCATTATCCTTTCTCATACAGCTACTTTCAGTGGCGAGACAGCAGAAAAGAAAAAACCTGCTCCTAAGAAGAAAGATGCTCCAGCAGAATCAGCAGACAACAAAACAAGCAATGAACCTGCAAGTTCATCTCTTGGCGACAACTCTGCTTTGGCTGCCCTAAAAGAGCAAATGCAAGAAAACCAAAAGAAAGCCGAGTAA